The following are encoded together in the Mesoplodon densirostris isolate mMesDen1 chromosome 2, mMesDen1 primary haplotype, whole genome shotgun sequence genome:
- the PRDM2 gene encoding PR domain zinc finger protein 2 isoform X4 translates to MWEVYYPNLGWMCIDATDPEKGNWLRYVNWACSGEEQNLFPLEINRAIYYKTLKPIAPGEELLVWYNGEDNPEIAAAIEEERASARSKRSSPKSRKGKKKSQENKNKANKTEDIQLKTSEPDSTSANMRDSVEGPRDEDEKPSASAPEQTAVLQEAVSQDVPPEPALPPPAQDPQAGQAAELDAARSEANDAEEEEEEEGEEGELDEEEEEEEAAGVPGESTLGEPEMRCDERPEDLLEEPQTVPTGALEDSPDVAPALRIPKAKEEANGDVFETFLFPCQHCERKFTTKQGLERHMHIHISTVNHAFKCKYCGKAFGTQINRRRHERRHEAGLKRKPSLTLRPPEASADGKAPGDGAPAKDDAQPPSLGQDSLALSSEKASPDTVSSSVVEENGDVKELHPCQYCKKVFGTHTNMRRHQRRVHERHLIPKGVRRKGGLLEEQRPPAEQAPPAQSVYVPSTEPEEEGEADDVYIMDISSNISENLNYYIDGKIQTSCSTSNCDVIEMESGSADVYGINCLLTPVTVEITQNIKTTQVPVTDDLPKEPSSSTNSESKRRRTASPPVLPRIKAEAESDPVAPSCSLSLPLSISTTEAVSFHKEKNVYLSSKLKQLLQTQDKLTPPAGISATEIPKLGPVCVSTPASMLPVTSSRFKRRTSSPPSSPQHSPALRDFGKPGDGKAMWTEAVLSSKKPKLESHSNSPAWSLSGRDERETGSPPGFDEYKVSKEWAASSTFSNVCNQQPLDLSSGVKQKAEGTGKAPVQWESVLDLSVHKKPSSDSEGKEFKENHLVQPACSAVKKKKPTTCMLQKVLLNEYNGVDLPVENAPDVTRSPSPCKPLDPQPDPDLGPDSSLPAPPGESPPSSPALQTSSLSSGQLPPLLTPTNPSSPQPCPPVLTVATPPPPLLPTVPLPAPSSGASPHPCPSPLSNATAQSPLPILSPTVSPSPSPIPSVEPLTSAASPGPPTLSSSSSSSSSPSFSSSSSSSSPSPPPLSAVSSVVSSGDNLEASLPMISFKQEELENEGLRAREESQSATARDIVQETFNKNFVCNVCESPFLSIKDLTKHLSIHAEEWPFKCEFCVQLFKAKTDLSEHRFLLHGVGNIFVCSVCKKEFAFLCNLQQHQRDLHPDKVCTHHEFESGTLRPQNFTDPSKAHVEHRQSLPEDPLETSKEEEELNDSSEELYTTIKIMASGIKTKDPDVRLGLNQHYPSFKPPPFQYHHRNPLGIGVTATNFTTHNIPQTFTTAIRCTKCGKGVDNMPELHKHILACASASDKKRYTPKKNPVPLKQTVQPKNGVVVLDNSGKNAFRRMGQPKRLNFSVELSKMSSNKLKLNALKKKNQLVQKAILQKNKSAKQKADLKNAPEPSAHICPYCNREFTYIGSLNKHAAFSCPKKPLSPSKRKASHSSKKGGHPSPASSDRNNSSSHRRRTADAEIKMQSMQAPLGKTRARSSGPAQVPPPSSSFRSKQNVKFAASVKSKKPSSSLRNLSPIRMAKMTHNESKKPRAAAKNPAAQLSGKTSRSLHVRAQKSRAVLQSKSALASKKRTDRFSVKSRERSGGPITRSLQLAAAADPSENRREDSSGKQELKDFSYSLRLASRCPPPAAPYITRQCRNVKATAAAQFQGSFFKE, encoded by the exons ggaagaaaaaatcccaagaaaataaaaacaaagcaaacaaaactgaAGACATACAGCTGAAGACAAGTGAGCCAGATTCCACCTCTGCAAATATGAGAGATTCTGTGGAAG GCCCCAGAGACGAAGACGAGAAGCCTTCCGCTTCCGCCCCCGAGCAGACGGCCGTCCTTCAGGAGGCGGTTAGTCAGGATGTGCCTCCGGAGCCCGCCCTCCCGCCCCCTGCCCAGGACCCCCAGGCGGGACAGGCCGCAGAGCTGGACGCGGCGCGTAGCGAGGCGAACGACgcggaggaggaagaggaggaggagggggaggagggggagctggacgaggaggaggaggaggaggaggcggctgGCGTGCCAGGCGAGAGCACCTTGGGAGAGCCGGAGATGCGGTGTGATGAGAGGCCGGAGGATTTATTAGAAGAGCCACAGACTGTTCCGACGGGCGCTCTTGAAGACTCTCCGGACGTAGCACCTGCTCTCAGAATTCCCAAAGCTAAAGAAGAGGCCAACGGGGACGTGTTTGAGACGTTTCTGTTTCCGTGTCAGCATTGCGAGAGGAAGTTCACGACCAAACAAGGGCTGGAGCGGCACATGCACATCCACATATCCACGGTAAACCACGCCTTCAAGTGCAAGTACTGCGGGAAGGCGTTCGGCACGCAGATCAACCGGCGGCGGCACGAGCGGCGCCACGAGGCGGGGCTGAAGCGCAAGCCCAGCCTGACGCTCCGGCCGCCGGAGGCCTCAGCCGATGGCAAGGCGCCCGGGGACGGCGCCCCTGCGAAGGATGACGCGCAGCCTCCCAGTCTCGGGCAAGACTCTCTGGCCTTGAGTTCAGAGAAGGCTTCCCCAGACACAGTCAGTTCTTCTGTTGTAGAAGAGAACGGAGACGTTAAAGAGCTTCATCCGTGCCAATACTGTAAAAAGGTTTTCGGAACCCACACTAACATGAGGCGGCATCAGCGCAGGGTCCACGAGCGGCACCTGATCCCTAAGGGGGTGCGGCGGAAAGGGGGTCTCCTCGAAGAGCAGCGGCCCCCGGCAGAGCAGGCCCCGCCTGCCCAGAGCGTCTACGTACCCAGCACCGAgccagaggaggaaggggaggcagaCGACGTGTACATCATGGATATTTCTAGCAATATCTCTGAAAATTTGAATTACTATATTGATGGTAAAATTCAGACCAGCTGCAGCACCAGTAACTGTGATGTCATTGAGATGGAATCCGGTTCGGCAGACGTGTACGGCATCAACTGTCTGCTCACCCCAGTTACAgtggaaataactcaaaatatAAAGACCACACAGGTCCCTGTAACGGATGATCTTCCTAAAGAGCCTTCCAGCAGCACAAACAGTGAGTCCAAGAGACGGAGGACTGCCAGTCCCCCTGTGTTGCCCAGAATTAAAGCCGAGGCCGAGTCTGATCCCGTAGCACCTTCGTGTTCCCTGAGCCTGCCTCTCAGCATATCAACCACAGAGGCCGTTTCGTtccacaaagagaaaaatgtgtatttgtcaTCAAAGCTCAAACAACTTCTTCAGACCCAGGATAAACTAACTCCTCCCGCAGGGATTTCAGCCACTGAAATACCTAAATTAGGTCCTGTCTGTGTGTCCACGCCTGCGTCGATGCTCCCTGTGACCTCGAGCAGGTTTAAGAGGCGGACCAGCTctccccccagctccccacaGCACAGTCCTGCCCTTCGAGACTTTGGGAAGCCGGGCGATGGGAAAGCCATGTGGACTGAGGCAGTTCTGAGTTCCAAAAAGCCCAAATTAGAAAGTCATAGCAACTCACCAGCATGGAGTTTGTCtgggagagatgagagagaaactGGGAGCCCTCCAGGCTTTGATGAATATAAAGTATCTAAAGAGTGGGCAGCTAGTTCTACTTTTAGCAACGTATGCAACCAACAGCCACTGGATTTGTCCAGTGGTGTAAAACAGAAGGCCGAGGGTACAGGCAAGGCTCCGGTCCAGTGGGAATCTGTGTTAGATCTCAGTGTGCATAAAAAGCCTAGTAGTGACTCTGAAGGCAAGGAATTCAAAGAAAATCATTTGGTGCAGCCAGCCTGCAGTgctgtaaagaaaaagaagccaacCACCTGCATGCTACAGAAGGTCCTTCTCAATGAATACAATGGCGTCGACTTACCTGTAGAAAATGCTCCAGATGTGACCAGGAGCCCCAGTCCTTGTAAACCCCTAGATCCTCAGCCGGACCCTGACCTTGGTCCCGACTCTAGCTTACCGGCTCCTCCTGGCGAGTCTCCTCCTTCGTCACCTGCCCTGCAGACATCTTCCCTTTCTTCCGGGCAGCTGCCTCCCCTCTTGACCCCAACCAATCCCTCTTCCCCCCAGCCCTGTCCTCCTGTGTTAACCGttgccaccccaccccctccgctGCTTCCTACTGTACCTCTTCCGGCCCCCTCTTCCGGGGCATCCCCTCATCCGTGTCCCTCCCCACTCTCGAATGCCACCGCACAGTCCCCACTTCCAATTCTTTCCCCGACGGTGTCTCCCTCGCCATCTCCCATTCCTTCCGTGGAGCCCCTCACGTCTGCTGCTTCACCGGGGCCTCCGACGCTctcttcatcttcctcctcctcttcttcgcCTTCATTCTCTTCTTCATCCTCCTCGTCTTCTCCTTCGCCGCCTCCTCTCTCAGCGGTATCGTCTGTGGTTTCCTCGGGGGATAATCTGGAAGCCTCTCTCCCCATGATATCTTTTAAACAGGAGGAATTAGAGAACGAAGGTCTGAGAGCGAGGGAAGAATCCCAGTCGGCCACTGCGCGGGATATCGTTCAGGAgacattcaacaaaaattttgtCTGCAACGTCTGTGAATCACCTTTTCTTTCCATTAAAGATCTAACCAaacatttatccattcatgctGAGGAATGGCCCTTCAAATGTGAATTTTGTGTGCAGCTCTTTAAGGCTAAAACTGATTTGTCAGAACATCGCTTTTTGCTTCATGGAGTGGGGAATATCTTTGTGTGTTCGGTTTGTAAAAAAGAATTTGCGTTTTTGTGCAATCTGCAGCAGCACCAGCGAGATCTCCACCCCGATAAGGTGTGCACACACCATGAGTTTGAAAGCGGCACCCTGAGGCCCCAGAACTTTACGGATCCCAGCAAGGCCCACGTAGAGCATAGGCAGAGTTTGCCAGAAGATCCTTTAGAAACgtctaaagaagaagaagagctgAACGATTCCTCAGAAGAGCTTTACACGACCATAAAAATAATGGCTTCTGGAATAAAGACGAAAGACCCAGACGTTCGGTTGGGTCTCAATCAACATTACCCAAGCTTTAAACCACCTCCGTTTCAGTACCATCACCGCAACCCCCTGGGCATTGGTGTGACGGCCACAAATTTCACTACACACAACATCCCACAGACGTTTACCACCGCCATTCGctgcaccaagtgtgggaagggTGTGGACAACATGCCTGAGCTGCACAAACACATCCTGGCATGTGCCTCCGCCAGCGACAAGAAGAGGTATACCCCGAAGAAGAATCCAGTCCCGCTGAAGCAGACTGTGCAGCCCAAAAACGGTGTGGTGGTTTTGGACAACTCTGGGAAGAATGCCTTCCGACGAATGGGACAGCCCAAAAGACTGAACTTTAGTGTTGAGCTCAGCAAAATGTCCTCGAATAAGCTCAAGTTAAATGCGTTGAAGAAAAAGAACCAGCTTGTCCAGAAAGCCATCCTTCAAAAAAACAAATCTGCAAAGCAGAAAGCCGACCTAAAAAACGCGCCTGAGCCGTCCGCGCACATCTGCCCGTACTGCAACAGAGAGTTCACGTACATCGGGAGCCTGAACAAGCACGCCGCCTTCAGCTGTCCCAAGAAACCTCTTTCTCCTTCCAAAAGAAAAGCCTCCCATTCATCCAAGAAAGGAGGACACCCATCACCTGCAAGTAGTGACAGAAACAACAGCAGCAGCCACCGCAGACGGACAGCGGATGCAGAGATCAAAATGCAGAGCATGCAGGCGCCTCTGGGCAAGACCAGAGCTCGCAGCTCGGGCCCTGCACAGGTCCCACCGCCCTCCTCGTCCTTCAGGTCCAAGCAGAATGTTAAATTTGCGGCTTCGGTTAAGTCCAAAAAGCCGAGCTCCTCCTTAAGGAACTTAAGCCCGATCCGAATGGCCAAAATGACTCACAACGAGAGCAAGAAGCCCAGAGCTGCGGCCAAGAACCCTGCAGCTCAGCTCTCGGGCAAGACGTCTCGGAGCCTGCACGTGAGGGCACAGAAAAGCAGAGCTGTCTTACAGAGCAAATCGGCCTTGGCCAGTAAGAAGCGGACAGACAGGTTCAGTGTAAAATCTAGAGAACGAAGTGGGGGGCCAATCACCCGAAGCCTGCAGCTGGCAGCTGCTGCCGACCCGAGTGAGAACAGGAGGGAGGACAGCAGCGGCAAGCAGGAGCTGAAGGACTTCAG